Proteins from one Clostridium cellulovorans 743B genomic window:
- a CDS encoding papain-like cysteine protease family protein yields the protein MLRFKKSIACLITASTVMLSSAIPALATIGMTESTANDSVATATVIPSNFNLTQEIQGSIENPGDVDYYKFVPLNSAGYSISTLGSTDTFGYLYDSNMNILDVCDDEFNPNSDNLQLCYNLTAGNTYYIKVSHKNTTDTGNYTLKIDPICNYYNKEIESNNSFETATSLSGVITNMPATIGTAGDEDYYALTLPGGGTFSVETTGSTDTFGAIYDSNHNLISADDNNGEDNNMKIISPLAGRQTYYVKVNHASPNGTGSYNLKISQTQSAYDLDGSDFSSAVDLTSATSNAVSHSGLGINYSEDIDFFKFTPRVDGIYTFKSSGLTNVDGTVLDNNHNILKSDKDSGADENFMIDVSLTANQTYYLMVSSYPGVTGSYSIDIAKGKCLNVPQYLQLPYDMLCWASSTSMAISYFNHDTIDRTLEIAQNRAKIDYASSESLYGPDYYKYPSVFNQPHELINCSEYIDPSITPNVRVRPYYLEPQKAYSCGYTKAELIESIDKGYPILAKISNGHGGAHVIVLKGYMEDTNGVINTIYNDPLDGQEHIIPDVSPLTCVTFYPASPLPTDNEPVNNTLSDALPLTNDQTVQGSIGQVGDVDFYKFSFGNSANHQCIFETTGTTDTYGEVYDINGNLIASADNGGEGNNFKIQFTSPAYTQYYVKVTHSSNGTGSYTLNYTYN from the coding sequence ATGTTAAGATTCAAAAAAAGTATTGCTTGTTTAATTACAGCATCTACCGTTATGCTTTCATCTGCTATCCCTGCTCTTGCTACGATAGGTATGACTGAAAGTACAGCCAATGATTCAGTGGCTACAGCTACTGTAATCCCATCAAACTTTAATTTAACTCAAGAAATCCAAGGTTCCATCGAAAATCCTGGAGATGTAGACTACTACAAATTCGTACCATTAAACAGTGCTGGCTATTCAATATCAACCTTAGGAAGCACTGATACCTTTGGTTATTTATATGACAGCAATATGAATATACTTGACGTATGTGATGATGAGTTTAATCCCAACTCTGACAATCTTCAGCTATGCTATAACCTTACAGCAGGTAATACATACTACATAAAAGTCAGCCATAAAAATACTACTGACACAGGTAACTACACATTAAAAATTGATCCTATCTGCAACTATTACAATAAAGAGATAGAATCCAATAATTCATTTGAAACAGCAACAAGTTTGTCTGGTGTCATTACAAACATGCCTGCAACAATCGGTACAGCAGGTGACGAAGATTACTATGCCCTTACCCTTCCTGGTGGCGGTACTTTTTCAGTTGAAACAACAGGTTCTACAGATACCTTCGGTGCTATATATGATAGTAATCATAACCTAATTTCTGCAGATGATAACAACGGTGAAGATAACAACATGAAAATTATTTCACCTCTAGCTGGTCGTCAAACATACTATGTGAAAGTGAATCATGCTTCACCAAATGGGACAGGCAGCTACAACTTGAAAATATCACAAACTCAATCAGCATATGATCTAGATGGCTCTGATTTTTCTTCAGCAGTGGACTTAACCTCAGCTACTAGTAATGCTGTATCACATTCAGGTCTAGGTATAAATTATTCAGAAGATATAGACTTTTTTAAGTTTACACCTAGAGTTGATGGAATATATACCTTCAAAAGCTCTGGTCTAACTAATGTAGATGGTACTGTTTTAGACAACAATCATAATATTCTTAAAAGTGACAAAGATAGTGGCGCTGATGAGAACTTCATGATAGATGTTTCTCTTACTGCTAACCAAACATATTATTTAATGGTTTCTTCTTATCCAGGTGTTACCGGAAGTTACTCAATTGATATTGCAAAAGGAAAATGCTTAAATGTTCCACAATATCTTCAATTACCATATGACATGCTTTGCTGGGCATCAAGTACATCAATGGCAATATCATATTTTAACCATGATACAATAGATCGTACTTTAGAGATTGCGCAGAATCGTGCTAAAATTGATTATGCTTCCTCTGAGTCACTATATGGACCTGACTACTATAAATATCCTTCTGTATTTAACCAGCCACACGAACTTATAAATTGTAGTGAATATATAGATCCAAGTATTACTCCTAACGTAAGAGTAAGACCATATTATCTAGAACCACAAAAGGCTTATTCATGTGGTTACACCAAAGCTGAGTTAATTGAAAGCATTGATAAGGGATATCCTATATTGGCTAAGATTTCAAACGGACATGGAGGAGCTCACGTCATAGTTTTAAAAGGATATATGGAAGATACTAACGGTGTTATTAATACTATTTACAATGATCCACTAGACGGACAGGAGCATATAATTCCTGATGTATCTCCTCTCACTTGCGTAACTTTCTACCCTGCAAGTCCTCTTCCTACAGACAATGAACCTGTCAATAATACTTTATCTGATGCACTTCCTTTGACTAATGACCAAACAGTTCAAGGAAGCATAGGACAAGTCGGAGATGTTGATTTCTACAAATTCTCCTTTGGAAACAGTGCAAACCATCAATGTATTTTTGAAACAACAGGTACTACAGATACTTACGGAGAAGTGTATGACATCAATGGAAATCTTATTGCCTCAGCAGATAATGGTGGTGAGGGAAATAACTTTAAAATTCAGTTTACTTCACCTGCTTACACACAGTATTATGTTAAAGTAACTCACAGTAGTAATGGTACAGGAAGCTATACTCTTAATTATACATACAATTAA
- the budA gene encoding acetolactate decarboxylase yields MKKKKMLSRTSFTILVTLIGGSLIIGGCKQNDIKTTDSSKETSSECKIDREIISQVSTLNSLMAGNYDGIDSVDILKKTGDIGLGTFEGLDGEMIVVDGQVYQAKASGEVNIAPETIKVPFSAVTFFDKDVEAKFQGISNIENLKTQIDNLIKEKDAFYAIRVDGTFSHVKVRSVPKQDKPYKILSEVTKNQPTFEYQDIKGTIVGFWSPDYVGGINVPGYHLHFISDDKTKGGHLLEVSMISGDVTLDSTRGFIMGLGDEKNSNSKAAVTKEDIEKVEK; encoded by the coding sequence ATGAAAAAAAAGAAAATGCTAAGTAGGACAAGTTTTACAATTTTAGTTACATTAATAGGCGGAAGCCTAATTATAGGTGGATGTAAACAAAATGATATTAAAACAACAGATTCAAGTAAGGAAACAAGTAGTGAGTGTAAAATTGATAGAGAGATAATTAGTCAGGTTTCCACTCTTAATTCATTGATGGCAGGAAATTATGATGGCATAGATTCTGTTGATATTTTGAAGAAAACTGGAGATATTGGATTAGGTACATTTGAGGGCTTAGATGGAGAAATGATAGTGGTTGATGGTCAGGTATATCAAGCAAAGGCGTCAGGGGAGGTTAATATAGCTCCTGAAACAATAAAAGTACCTTTTTCAGCTGTAACTTTTTTTGATAAGGATGTTGAAGCTAAATTTCAAGGAATAAGTAACATAGAGAATCTTAAAACTCAGATAGATAATTTAATTAAAGAAAAAGATGCTTTTTATGCCATAAGAGTAGATGGTACATTCAGCCATGTAAAAGTAAGAAGTGTACCAAAACAGGATAAGCCTTATAAGATACTTTCTGAAGTAACAAAAAATCAACCAACATTTGAGTATCAGGATATAAAAGGAACGATAGTAGGATTTTGGTCTCCAGATTATGTAGGTGGTATTAATGTTCCAGGATACCATCTTCATTTTATTTCGGACGATAAAACAAAAGGGGGACATCTTTTAGAGGTAAGTATGATAAGTGGTGATGTAACACTAGATAGCACAAGAGGATTCATTATGGGTCTTGGCGATGAAAAGAATAGTAATTCAAAAGCTGCCGTAACTAAAGAGGATATAGAAAAAGTAGAAAAGTAA
- the deoD gene encoding purine-nucleoside phosphorylase: protein MSQIPTPHIGAKLGEVAKTVLMPGDPLRAKFIAENFLEDVIQFNTTRNMFGYTGTYKGKRVSVMGSGMGIPSIGIYSYELFNFYEVDNIIRIGTAGSMNANVKVRDVVIALGASTNSNYAAQYNLPGTFAPIASYDLVSAAVEVAKEKNIRAVVGNVLSSDTFYSADETAMSKWMSMGILAVEMEAAALYMNAAKAGKNALCLLTISDSIVTGEALSAEDRQSTFTDMMEIALRIAK, encoded by the coding sequence ATGTCTCAAATACCAACGCCTCATATTGGCGCAAAATTAGGAGAAGTTGCAAAAACAGTATTAATGCCAGGAGATCCATTAAGAGCAAAGTTTATAGCAGAGAATTTTCTAGAGGATGTTATTCAATTTAATACAACTAGAAACATGTTTGGATACACAGGAACATATAAAGGGAAACGTGTTTCAGTAATGGGAAGTGGTATGGGAATTCCATCTATAGGTATTTATTCATACGAATTATTTAATTTTTATGAAGTTGATAATATTATTCGTATTGGTACTGCAGGAAGTATGAATGCAAATGTTAAGGTTCGTGATGTAGTTATAGCTTTAGGAGCATCTACTAATTCAAATTATGCTGCACAATATAACCTACCAGGAACTTTTGCACCTATTGCAAGCTATGATCTAGTTAGTGCTGCAGTTGAAGTAGCAAAGGAAAAGAATATAAGAGCAGTTGTAGGAAATGTATTATCATCTGATACCTTCTATTCTGCTGATGAAACTGCAATGAGTAAGTGGATGAGTATGGGTATTCTTGCGGTAGAAATGGAAGCAGCTGCATTATATATGAATGCTGCTAAGGCAGGGAAAAATGCTTTATGCTTACTTACAATATCCGATTCTATAGTTACTGGAGAAGCACTTTCAGCTGAGGATAGACAATCAACCTTTACAGATATGATGGAAATTGCACTTAGAATAGCAAAGTAA
- a CDS encoding exonuclease domain-containing protein, with translation MNFIAIDFETANEKRNSPCSIGIVVVKNGEVVERIHHLIKPKEMRFMPINIGIHGIRPAMVENEPEFHEVWAKIKHHFNESLVIAHNASFDISVLRKSAELYDIELPSFKYICTMRLAKNFYRGIENAKLNTVNDFLGYEFKHHDALYDALACSNILLNISEELRCKDIDEISKLIGVTIGAVDNDDYKPSKAEGRPIKISSRNYCPKKENIYERFEKDAFKDEVVVFTGRLCSMARDEAMRLVRRLGGTAGSSVTKKTTILVTNTKDPKELRKEEMSTKLRKATDLSEKGQNIRFLNEEDFLNIR, from the coding sequence ATGAATTTTATAGCTATAGATTTTGAAACAGCAAATGAAAAAAGAAATAGTCCCTGTTCTATTGGTATTGTTGTGGTGAAGAATGGAGAGGTTGTAGAAAGAATACATCATTTAATCAAACCTAAGGAAATGAGATTTATGCCCATTAATATTGGAATTCATGGCATAAGACCAGCCATGGTTGAAAATGAACCAGAATTCCATGAAGTATGGGCTAAGATTAAGCATCATTTTAATGAAAGCTTAGTAATAGCTCATAATGCCTCTTTTGATATCTCAGTTTTAAGAAAAAGTGCAGAGCTTTATGATATAGAATTACCTAGTTTTAAGTATATTTGCACCATGAGGCTGGCTAAAAATTTTTATAGAGGAATTGAGAATGCAAAATTAAATACAGTGAATGACTTTTTAGGATATGAGTTTAAACACCATGATGCATTATATGATGCGCTTGCTTGTAGCAACATATTACTGAATATATCGGAAGAACTCAGGTGTAAGGATATTGATGAAATATCTAAATTGATAGGGGTAACTATTGGAGCTGTAGATAATGATGACTACAAACCATCGAAGGCAGAGGGGAGACCTATTAAAATATCTAGCAGAAATTATTGCCCTAAAAAGGAAAATATATATGAAAGATTTGAGAAGGATGCTTTTAAAGATGAAGTAGTAGTATTTACTGGAAGGTTATGCTCTATGGCTAGAGATGAAGCCATGAGATTAGTTAGGAGACTAGGGGGAACTGCAGGAAGTTCTGTTACTAAAAAGACAACAATCCTAGTAACTAATACGAAGGATCCAAAGGAGTTACGTAAAGAAGAAATGAGCACTAAGCTTAGAAAAGCAACAGACTTAAGTGAAAAAGGGCAAAATATAAGATTCTTAAATGAAGAGGACTTTCTGAATATACGGTAA
- a CDS encoding MerR family transcriptional regulator, with protein MKYKIGELSNLLNVSTNTVRRYEKAGYITSKRSENSNYRYYSEDNITKFMTVRLLRKYGFTHTEIASMKNSEMSSLISAYENRIEKMDEQISYLTSLRHRVKDDLLLMKKVDEFKEVCYIRDCVDLSYVIYQSGDKLLKESKRITTVQDYLYISPEVQRIYLIRKEDIENDNIILNVGWAIKSIHLERYKIEENEYTERYEKRRSLFSLVKLPVKTEDAGKSTNGQLKEILLDKSFKYIEENHFKIDGDVIGVVITNVIEENQEIQYILMCVPIVHR; from the coding sequence ATGAAATATAAAATTGGGGAATTGTCTAATCTTCTTAATGTTTCTACAAATACAGTGAGAAGATATGAAAAGGCTGGTTATATTACATCTAAAAGATCTGAAAATAGTAATTACCGATACTATAGTGAAGATAACATAACTAAGTTTATGACTGTAAGACTGTTACGAAAGTATGGCTTTACACATACGGAAATAGCAAGTATGAAAAACAGTGAAATGTCGAGCTTAATATCTGCATATGAAAATCGAATTGAGAAAATGGATGAGCAAATTAGTTATTTAACTAGCTTAAGACATAGAGTTAAAGATGATTTACTTTTAATGAAGAAGGTTGATGAATTTAAAGAGGTATGTTACATAAGAGATTGTGTTGATTTATCATATGTAATTTATCAAAGTGGAGATAAGCTTTTAAAAGAATCCAAAAGGATAACTACAGTACAGGACTATTTATATATATCACCAGAGGTACAAAGAATTTATTTGATTAGAAAAGAAGATATAGAAAATGATAATATAATTTTAAATGTTGGATGGGCGATAAAATCCATTCATTTAGAAAGATATAAAATAGAAGAAAATGAATATACAGAAAGATATGAAAAACGTAGATCTTTGTTTAGTTTGGTTAAGCTTCCTGTAAAAACAGAAGATGCTGGGAAATCGACTAACGGACAATTGAAAGAAATTTTATTAGATAAATCCTTTAAATATATTGAAGAAAACCACTTCAAAATAGATGGTGATGTTATTGGAGTGGTAATTACTAATGTTATAGAAGAGAATCAAGAAATTCAGTATATTCTAATGTGTGTCCCAATAGTACATAGATAA
- a CDS encoding GDSL-type esterase/lipase family protein → METTVKRHMRYLLAAMLTTAFCLGSGSVAKKVTAKPVNPKAADSSNIWIVGDSTVSSFTDNYYYPRYGWGTQIGNYLDGSFTIQNLALSGRSSKSYTVDQQYSTLLSGMKSGDYLLVGFGHNDEKLEAERYTNPNGTYLDKGSFANSLYENYIKPAQTAGCKVVLCTPIVRRTETGVWSDSNLHITTTFGGFAGGDYPQAIRELGKTLNIPVVDMTALTKALYEKLGSDETLNLHAWTSSKSVSVDNTHTNIWGAKYNAYLITKAIKELAVAGFAEHVINAAAPTKADSLVSNPNYKVSTYTGELKQSALWGDCGIWKGTVFGDVGLEPSTENQILEKDSDGNMHIAVSNNKGKIASTSDGIAMYYYKVPVKSKFTLTAKAKINKLALNDQVSFGLMARDEMYIDYNTMGALGDYVVAGPLKLTKTGNVWNCFARKSGALIKGGTCTNSIAVGDTVNLSIQSNSDGYACTFGNEATITGGFDFNLTSIDPNYVYVGMFAARNADITYSDIKLVVDGVDITASGSSSKTPNTDGPTNGGGNSNTVDKINTTTDPVDKTEVQVGTADNSSLVIAGEDIKIVGSLPETGTFINSKMLIYIGGIISMLGTAMFIVGRKK, encoded by the coding sequence ATGGAAACAACGGTAAAAAGGCACATGAGATACCTATTAGCAGCAATGTTGACTACAGCATTTTGTCTTGGAAGTGGAAGCGTAGCTAAAAAGGTTACAGCAAAACCAGTGAATCCTAAAGCAGCTGATTCTTCTAACATATGGATTGTAGGAGATTCAACAGTAAGTAGCTTTACAGATAACTATTATTATCCAAGATACGGATGGGGCACTCAGATTGGAAATTATCTTGATGGCTCATTTACAATACAAAACCTTGCATTGTCAGGTCGAAGTTCAAAAAGCTATACAGTTGACCAACAGTATAGTACATTACTTAGCGGAATGAAGAGTGGGGATTACTTGCTTGTAGGTTTTGGACATAATGATGAAAAATTAGAAGCAGAAAGATATACAAATCCAAATGGAACATATTTAGATAAAGGTTCATTTGCTAATTCTTTATATGAAAATTACATTAAACCAGCGCAGACAGCAGGTTGTAAAGTAGTACTGTGTACTCCTATTGTTAGAAGAACTGAGACTGGAGTATGGAGTGATTCAAATCTTCATATTACAACAACTTTTGGAGGCTTTGCTGGTGGAGATTATCCACAGGCTATTAGGGAACTAGGAAAAACTCTTAACATACCAGTAGTTGATATGACAGCTTTAACTAAAGCTTTGTATGAAAAATTAGGCTCAGATGAGACTTTAAATCTACATGCATGGACATCATCAAAATCAGTAAGTGTAGATAATACTCATACGAATATTTGGGGTGCAAAATATAATGCATATTTAATAACAAAAGCAATTAAAGAATTAGCTGTAGCTGGATTTGCAGAACATGTAATTAATGCTGCAGCACCAACTAAAGCAGATTCATTAGTATCAAATCCTAATTACAAGGTATCCACATATACTGGTGAGTTAAAACAAAGTGCTTTATGGGGAGACTGTGGAATTTGGAAAGGTACTGTATTTGGAGATGTTGGATTAGAGCCAAGCACTGAAAATCAAATCCTTGAGAAGGACAGCGATGGAAACATGCATATTGCAGTATCAAACAATAAGGGAAAAATAGCAAGTACCTCTGATGGAATTGCAATGTATTATTATAAAGTTCCTGTGAAGAGTAAGTTTACTTTAACAGCAAAGGCAAAAATCAATAAATTAGCTTTAAATGATCAAGTATCCTTTGGACTAATGGCTAGGGATGAAATGTATATTGATTATAATACAATGGGAGCGCTTGGTGATTATGTTGTAGCAGGACCTTTAAAGCTAACTAAGACAGGCAATGTTTGGAATTGTTTTGCAAGAAAAAGCGGAGCCCTTATAAAAGGGGGAACCTGCACAAACTCAATTGCTGTTGGAGACACTGTAAATCTTTCCATCCAAAGCAACTCAGATGGATACGCATGTACATTTGGTAATGAAGCTACTATAACTGGAGGCTTCGATTTTAATCTTACAAGCATCGATCCGAATTATGTTTACGTAGGTATGTTTGCAGCGCGAAATGCAGATATTACATATAGCGATATTAAATTAGTAGTTGACGGAGTTGATATTACTGCTAGTGGTAGCAGTTCTAAAACACCTAACACCGATGGACCTACTAACGGTGGGGGTAACTCTAATACTGTTGATAAGATTAATACAACTACTGACCCAGTAGATAAAACAGAGGTACAAGTAGGAACAGCAGATAATAGTTCTTTGGTGATAGCTGGTGAAGATATTAAAATAGTAGGTAGCTTACCTGAAACAGGGACTTTTATTAATAGCAAAATGCTTATTTACATTGGTGGGATCATTTCAATGTTAGGAACTGCAATGTTTATAGTAGGTAGAAAAAAGTAA
- a CDS encoding glycoside hydrolase family 5 protein: MSKGKLLKSLLLATALLATSISAGPATSVSAATMTSDFNQLNATQVVTAMGAGWNLGNQLEASINGIPSETAWGNPTVTQALIQKVKAAGFKTIRIPVSYLNYIGPAPNYTINSTWMARVKQVVDYAYSQGLTVIINVHGDGYHSVSGSWLLCNSSDQTTIKAKYTKVWQQIANTFVNYDEKLVFESMNEEFDGTYGNPNTTYYSNINAYNQIFVDTVRKTGGNNSARWLLIPGWNTNIDYTAGNYGFALPKDTYRSTTVPSSEKRIMISVHYYSPWDFCGEESTNITQWGATATNSAKKSTWGQEDYLNSQFQSMYNKFVTQGYPVVIGEFGAVDKSFADSSNNTYRAAFAKAVCSTAKKYKSVPIVWDNGYNGNYGFGLFNRSSATVTQQGIINAIMSGMSS; this comes from the coding sequence ATGTCAAAAGGTAAATTATTAAAGTCTTTATTACTTGCTACGGCTTTATTAGCTACATCTATATCAGCTGGTCCTGCTACTTCAGTATCTGCTGCAACTATGACATCTGATTTTAATCAATTAAATGCTACACAAGTTGTTACAGCTATGGGAGCTGGTTGGAACTTAGGAAATCAACTTGAAGCAAGCATTAACGGTATACCAAGCGAAACTGCTTGGGGAAATCCAACAGTTACACAAGCATTAATTCAAAAAGTAAAAGCAGCTGGTTTCAAAACAATCCGTATTCCAGTATCATATTTAAATTATATAGGACCTGCACCAAACTATACAATTAACTCAACTTGGATGGCTAGAGTTAAACAAGTTGTTGATTATGCTTATAGCCAAGGCTTAACTGTAATCATTAACGTCCACGGAGATGGTTATCATTCAGTTTCTGGCTCATGGTTATTATGTAATTCAAGTGACCAAACTACTATTAAAGCAAAATATACAAAGGTATGGCAACAAATTGCAAATACTTTTGTAAATTATGATGAAAAATTAGTATTTGAATCTATGAATGAAGAATTCGATGGAACTTATGGTAATCCTAATACAACTTACTATTCAAACATAAATGCTTATAATCAAATTTTCGTTGATACTGTAAGAAAAACTGGAGGAAATAACAGCGCAAGATGGCTTCTAATTCCTGGTTGGAATACAAACATTGATTATACTGCAGGAAACTACGGTTTTGCTCTTCCTAAAGACACTTACAGATCCACAACTGTACCAAGTTCTGAAAAGAGAATAATGATCTCAGTTCACTACTATTCACCTTGGGATTTCTGTGGTGAAGAATCAACCAACATAACTCAATGGGGAGCTACAGCTACTAATAGTGCAAAAAAATCAACTTGGGGACAAGAAGATTACTTAAATTCACAATTCCAATCTATGTACAATAAATTCGTAACTCAAGGATACCCAGTTGTTATTGGTGAATTCGGTGCAGTAGACAAGTCATTTGCAGATTCTTCAAATAATACTTATCGTGCTGCATTTGCAAAAGCAGTATGCTCAACTGCAAAGAAATATAAATCAGTTCCAATAGTTTGGGACAACGGTTATAATGGAAACTATGGCTTTGGATTATTTAACAGATCTTCAGCTACTGTAACTCAACAAGGAATAATCAACGCTATAATGAGTGGTATGAGTTCATAA
- a CDS encoding CARDB domain-containing protein gives MRFSKTFKTTKFLKGILFSAALVATTLGTPIPTFAASSVPTIVANTRADLTPTPITYSQPLKTGEAILFDSGIRNNGVTAESFNIKWYVNNVQVGYGGHGEVPEGRTVMNGNSSLSYTFKNPGTYTITFEVDSDNHISEFNETNNRVSTTIFVPSIDLVATPITASLASPKVWQQITFNTAVQNLGEHTGSGFNIAWYVNDTPVGAGYHLPVPAYTTVDNGNSALLYTFGTPGTYKITVEVDPENYLGEFSESNNKTSMYITVTN, from the coding sequence ATGAGATTTTCAAAAACATTTAAAACAACTAAATTTTTAAAAGGTATTCTATTCTCTGCAGCTTTAGTTGCTACTACCTTAGGTACCCCTATACCTACCTTTGCTGCATCTAGTGTTCCTACTATAGTTGCAAATACCCGCGCAGATTTAACCCCTACTCCTATTACATATTCACAACCATTAAAAACTGGAGAGGCTATTCTATTTGATAGTGGCATCAGAAATAATGGAGTAACCGCCGAATCATTTAATATTAAATGGTATGTTAATAATGTACAAGTTGGTTATGGTGGACATGGAGAAGTGCCAGAAGGACGTACGGTAATGAATGGAAATAGTAGTCTTTCTTATACTTTTAAGAATCCTGGAACATACACCATTACCTTCGAAGTAGATAGCGACAATCATATATCAGAATTTAATGAAACTAATAATAGAGTATCTACCACAATTTTTGTACCTAGCATAGATCTTGTTGCAACTCCAATTACAGCTTCATTGGCTTCTCCAAAAGTTTGGCAACAAATAACTTTTAATACTGCTGTTCAAAATTTAGGTGAGCATACTGGTAGTGGCTTCAATATTGCATGGTATGTTAATGATACTCCAGTTGGCGCTGGTTATCACCTACCAGTTCCTGCTTACACTACTGTAGACAATGGCAACAGTGCACTACTTTATACCTTTGGAACTCCTGGGACCTATAAAATCACAGTAGAAGTAGACCCTGAAAACTATCTTGGTGAATTTTCTGAGAGTAACAATAAAACATCAATGTATATTACAGTTACAAACTAA
- a CDS encoding CARDB domain-containing protein: MRLLKTLKTNGFFRKLTLSTLLIATTLCTSLPVYAGTSLLPGYTGPIGGPRPLPDLRPDVYPTPISCQQQQTVGQVMLFDSGVKNWGYLPTSGFNVKWFVNDIQVAYGPHNGIGSHTTVMDGNSQLLYTFNSPGTYKITFQVDADNQLAEQNEANNSVTTYIFIYPVDLEPTQITSSLAYPKVWQKITFNTSVKNTGYQNSGDFAIAWYVNDTPVGFGGHNSIPGHSTVDNGNSALDYTFGTPGTYKITVEVDAGYGINEAFEENNKTSMYITVTN, from the coding sequence ATGAGATTATTAAAAACATTAAAAACTAATGGATTCTTTAGAAAGCTTACACTTTCTACCCTTCTAATCGCTACTACTTTATGCACAAGTCTACCTGTATATGCTGGTACATCTCTTCTACCAGGTTACACTGGCCCTATAGGTGGACCTAGACCTTTACCTGATTTGCGTCCAGATGTGTATCCAACACCTATTTCTTGTCAACAGCAACAAACAGTTGGACAAGTAATGCTTTTTGATAGTGGAGTTAAAAATTGGGGTTATCTACCTACATCTGGATTTAATGTAAAATGGTTTGTTAATGATATACAAGTTGCTTATGGGCCACACAATGGAATAGGAAGTCATACAACAGTGATGGACGGTAATAGCCAACTTCTTTATACTTTTAACTCACCAGGAACATATAAAATAACTTTTCAGGTAGATGCTGATAATCAACTTGCAGAACAAAATGAAGCTAACAATTCTGTTACTACATATATTTTTATATATCCAGTAGATCTTGAGCCAACACAAATCACTAGTTCATTAGCTTACCCAAAAGTTTGGCAAAAAATAACATTTAACACAAGTGTGAAGAACACAGGCTACCAAAATAGTGGTGACTTCGCTATTGCATGGTATGTTAATGATACTCCTGTAGGCTTCGGTGGTCATAATTCAATTCCTGGTCACAGTACTGTGGACAACGGTAACAGTGCACTAGATTACACCTTTGGAACTCCAGGAACGTATAAGATCACCGTGGAAGTCGATGCTGGATATGGTATAAATGAAGCCTTTGAAGAAAATAACAAAACATCAATGTATATTACAGTTACTAACTAA